One window of the Leishmania infantum JPCM5 genome chromosome 28 genome contains the following:
- a CDS encoding putative p450 reductase, with protein MSFLYIVATMLFALAGYFYFQLNRQASGRYGAVSATTNSNGKKAPGVSDAAASGSNAVAKDQQEVTVLFGSQTGTAEMFAKTLTREGTKLGVPIKVCDLDCYEAYNMECERLVILICATYGEGEPTDTMKNFHDWMMDECRSPGEELANVKYAVFGLGDRQYKYFCEEGIVMDRRFEELGAQRIFGLGCGDSGNGQLEEQFDEWCKDLWPAVGRALNITIKENSEEPVEPQCRVKYWEEAEEPLAFPKTASVLEPTQRLPVWVPIIRNEELLRNAEGHSTRAIDFSISDTIISYQAGDHLGILPCNPDELVSQYLQSLGISDEEAGRVFSLQDKKTLKNVLPARVSMRTALKWYIDLTGPPKKSTLRAFAHCCTDPVQKEELLRILRVNQDAQKEFAKLCGKLRTMLGFLRKFNSAKVPLSFFLELMPRIAPRYYSISSDLLATPTLVGTTVGIVDGGLCTNMLARMQVGDKVPVFVRKSNFHLPMRHKERPVVMIGAGTGVAPFIGFIARRGVWKQKGTELGKSILFFGCRRHDEDHIFEDYCTEALHEGVLSALVTAYSRDQAHKVYVQHRLRERGAEIWEMLESGANVYICGDARRMAKDVEAELKRIVEVEGKMPREAATEYMNVMEKEGRYLKDVWSSTL; from the coding sequence ATGTCTTTCCTCTACATTGTCGCCACGATGCTGTTCGCCCTGGCGGGCTATTTCTACTTCCAGCTGAACCGGCAGGCTTCCGGACGCTATGGCGCTGTGTCTGCCACCACCAATTCCAATGGCAAGAAGGCGCCTGGCGtgagcgacgccgctgccagcggcagTAACGCAGTTGCGAAGGATCAGCAGGAGGTCACTGTCCTGTTTGGATCGCAGACGGGCACGGCCGAGATGTTTGCCAAGACGCTGACCCGCGAGGGTACGAAGCTCGGCGTGCCTATCAAGGTGTGCGACCTCGACTGCTACGAGGCGTACAACATGGAGTGCGAGCGCCTGGTCATTCTAATCTGCGCCACCTACGGCGAGGGTGAGCCGACCGACACAATGAAGAACTTCCACGACTGGATGATGGACGAGTGCCGCTCGCCAGgggaggagctggcgaaTGTCAAGTACGCGGTGTTCGGCCTGGGTGATCGTCAGTACAAGTACTTCTGCGAGGAGGGTATCGTCATGGATCGCCGCTTCGAGGAGCTCGGGGCGCAGCGCATCTTTGGCCTTGGCTGCGGCGACTCGGGCAACGgacagctggaggagcagttCGATGAGTGGTGCAAGGACCTCTGGCCCGCTGTCGGGCGTGCGCTGAACATCACTATCAAGGAGAACTCGGAAGAACCTGTGGAGCCACAGTGCCGAGTCAAGTACtgggaggaggccgaggaaCCGCTCGCGTTCCCCAAAACGGCTTCCGTGCTGGAGCCGACGCAACGCCTGCCGGTGTGGGTGCCCATCATCCGCAacgaagagctgctgcgcaatgCCGAGGGGCACAGCACCCGCGCCATCGATTTCAGCATCAGCGACACCATCATCTCCTACCAAGCCGGCGATCACCTCGGCATCCTGCCGTGCAACCCGGACGAACTTGTCTCGCAGTACCTGCAGTCCCTCGGCATCTCAGACGAGGAGGCCGGCCGCGTCTTTTCCCTGCAGGACAAAAAGACCCTCAAGAACGTCCTCCCAGCTCGTGTGTCGATGCGCACGGCGCTCAAGTGGTACATCGACCTCACCGGGCCCCCGAAGAAATCGACGTTGCGTGCCTTTGCTCATTGCTGCACCGACCCCGTCCAGaaagaggagctgctgcgcattcTACGCGTGAACCAGGACGCACAGAAGGAGTTCGCGAAACTATGCGGTAAGCTGCGCACCATGCTAGGCTTCCTGCGCAAGTTCAACTCTGCCAAGGTGCCGCTGTCCTTTTTCCTCGAGCTCATGCCGCGCATTGCGCCCCGCTACTACTCTATCTCCTCCGACCTCCTTGCCACGCCGACCTTGGTGGGGACGACGGTCGGCATTGTCGATGGTGGACTGTGCACGAACATGCTTGCCAGGATGCAGGTGGGCGACAAGGTGCCCGTGTTTGTGCGTAAGTCCAACTTCCACCTCCCGATGCGGCACAAGGAGCGGCCGGTGGTAATGAttggcgccggcaccggtgTGGCGCCATTCATTGGTTTCATTGCACGCCGTGGGGTCTGGAAGCAGAAAGGTACTGAACTCGGCAAGTCTATCCTCTTCTTTGGCTGCCGCCGGCATGACGAGGATCACATCTTCGAGGACTACTGCACGGAGGCACTCCACGAAGGGGTCCTGTCGGCGCTGGTGACCGCGTACAGTCGCGACCAAGCCCACAAGGTGTATGTCCAGCACCGGCTGAGGGAGCGGGGGGCGGAGATATGGGAAATGTTGGAATCTGGCGCGAACGTCTACATCTGCGGTGACGCGAGGCGCATGGCCAAggacgtggaggcggagctcaAGCGCAttgtggaggtggagggcaaGATGCCGCGCGAGGCTGCTACCGAGTACATG